Sequence from the Petrotoga sp. 9PW.55.5.1 genome:
ATATTAATAAAGCAGCTATATTTTCTGATAAAATAATTATTATGAAAGAAGGAAAAGTAAGGTACACAGGCACACCCGAGCAACTTTTCAACGAGTCTGTAATGAAAGAAATCTTTGCCATGGATGCTTATGTAATCATACACCCTTTAAAAAAAGTTCCTCAAATATTATTCAAATAGGATAAATACATATGGCGAATATTGATGTAATAGGTGGAATCTTTTTAGATGTATACATCATTCAAAAAGATAATTTTCATAATTCAAATATCCTCATACTTCCAGGAGGATCAGGGTTAAATGTGGCGGTGGGTTTATCTCTATTGGGACATAATGTAAGACTTTTTGGAAACATTGGTAATGATTTGGCGGGTGAAATTATCCTGCAAAAGTTGAATTTATATAAAGTCAACACTAACTTTATACAAAAAAATAAAACAAATACTTCAAGCTTTATAACTTTCAACGAAAAACCTATAGCTGTTGACAGGCAAACAAACGATCTATCTATTGAATTCCCCAAAAGAAGAAGTGATTATTTATTCATTACAACAGAAGTAAATCCAAATATAATAAATAGCAATATTTACCAAAATTATAAAAAAGTTTTTTTTGATATAGGGCCAAGACCGAGTATAATTACTATGAAATTTGACAATGTTTTATATATAGGAAATTACTCTGAAAGTAAGAAATTCATATACGATTGTGATATTGTTAAATTAGGGGAAAAAGGAGCGCGATGGGGAAGAATAATAGTAAAATCAAATGGTATTAAAGCTTTGTACCAAACAGGTATGGGAGATGTTTTTGATACTGTAATAATAAATGAATTGTTAGAAAATAGTTCCAAAGAAAAAAGCCTTGAAAAATCGGTTAATATGGCTCAAAGGGAAAGTAACATTTTAGGAGCACTCAATAAAATTATCGACATAACCAATACTTTGAAAGATTAACTTTTCTGATATAATTTTTCTTTTCTTTTCCCGTATTCGAGAACGTCTTTCAAAGAAATATCTTCTAATTCCCTAAATATAGCTTTTTCAATTCTCTCCCACACGAAATCTACCGAACAATTCTCTTGATTAGCACACTTTCCCTGAGAAATACAATCGTAGGAATTTAAAGGCACTTCTAATACTTTAACTACTTCTGAAAGCTTTATTTCTTCTGGTTTTTTTGTAAGAAAAAAACCTCCAAATTTTCCCTTTTCTGAATCAATAATACCTGTCTTTTTTAAATCTGCGAATATTTTTGCTAAAAACTCCTGAGGAACGCCTGCACTCTCTGATATTTGAGCAATAGAAAATACCTTTTTATTTTCTTCTCTTGATTGTTCTTGCCTTTTACCAAGCTCATACAAACCCCTAATAGCATAACAGCTTTTTATAGTTAAAGACATATAATTACCTACCTTTTTTAAAATAAACTTCAGTTAAAGGGCGGTCATCATTCATTATAATATTCAAAACATTTCCAAACTTGAATTTACAAAACTGTTGGAATCTTGCTTTGCATATGGCACCACATCAAACAAATCCTTATTAAAACAAAACTCAAGATCTTCTTTCAAACCTAATTCTTTTAACTTCTTAGCATGATCAGAATTTTTAACAACACTTAAACTGTATTTTGATATTTGCAAAGCAGCTTTTGCACCATCGTTTAATTCGTAATCTTCATTTTGTTTTATAAACTCATCAACAAATAAACCACTTAAATAAGCATCTTCTAAAGAAACCATTCCATTACTTCCAGAACAAATTAATCCTATATTTTGATAATTTTTTCTTTTCAAAAAGTTAACAACCGCTGAAAAATTTAACATGGAAAGAGCAAGGATATTCCCGACTTTATTAGCTTCTTTCATTGCTTTTGTTCCATTAGTTGTTGTTAAAACTAAAGACTTGTTTCTTAAACTTACACAATTGTTCAAAAATTCCACAGGGGAATTCCCAAAATCAAAACCTTCTATCTTCAAAGCCCTTCTTTCGCCGGCTAATAAATATCCCATGATTTTTAAATCTCTAGCAACATCTATGCTATCAGTTATATAAACTTCTTTTGCTCCACAATGTATCATTGCACATATGCTTGAAGTAGCCCTTAAAAGATCTATCAGGACGTATATTTGATGTTTCTTTATATTTTCATTCGGAAGTAGATATACATTTATACTTTTTTCAAAAATTTTCTCTTCTATTTCAATCTATCTCCTTTTCTTCTGGGGTTAAATAAGTTCTTAGCCCATAATATTCTAAATGCCAAGTTTCGTTTAATGAAGCCAATATATATTTATAATTTCCTTCATAAACAACATGTGAAACAGATGTGTTATCTACCCTAAAGGAGGTATGTTGATTTAGAGGGATATTGAGTATCCATGAAATTATAGTTCTTATTGCAAGCCCATGGGCAACTACAATAATCTTATCACCCATCTTATGTTTTTTCACTATTCTTTTAAGAGCGTTAACGGCTCTTCTTTGAACATCTCCCAAAGCTTCTACACCGTCAACCATTGCCCAGATATCTTTATGCCAATATTCCAACTCTTCTTTATAATTCAAAAGTATTTCATCCAACTTTTTACCATCCCATGTTCCTATATTACACTCATTCAAATCAGGATCTTTTTCAATACTCAGATTATGATATTGATTAATTATTTCAGCTGTTCTTACAGCTCGTTTTAATACAGAAGAATATATTCCGTCTACCTCAACATTTTTAAACCTTTCGGATGTAGCTTGGGCTTGACTTACACCTTCTTCATCAAGTTCTACATCTCGTTGGCCTTGCCAAATACCTTCTTTATTCCATTTTGTTGTTCCATGCCTAACTAAGTATATATCCAAAACAGCGACACCTCCATTTATTCCCATTCTATTGTAGCTGGCGGTTTAGAAGTTATATCATACACAACTCTAGTAATCTCTTCAACCTGGTTTGTAATTCTACTTGAAGCTAAATCCAACACTTCAAAAGGAATCTTAGACCAATCAGCCGTCATTCCTTCTACACTATCTACTGCCCTCAAAGAAACTGTGTAACCATAACTCCTTTGGTCTCCAACGACTCCGACTGTTTTTACAGGTGTCAAAACCGCGAAGGCTTGCCAAACTTTTTCGTACCACCCTGTTTCTTTCAAGGTTTGAATAAAAATATTATCTACCTTTTTCAAAATTTTCAATTTGTCTTTAGTAATCTCACCAATTATCCTTATTGCTAACCCCGGACCTGGAAAAGGATGCCTGTACAAAATTTCTCTAGGTAAACCCAAAATCTCACCAACACTTCTAACCTCATCTTTGAAAAGATCTTTCAAAGGTTCAACTATATTTAACTCTATATGTTCAGGAAGTCCTCCTACATTATGGTGACTTTTTATCTTAAAAGTTTTTTTACCCGATTTAGCGCTTTCTATAACATCCGAATATATAGTTCCTTGTATTAGAAACTCACAATCTTTCTCTTTTCTTGCTTCCTCTTCAAAAACCCTTATAAAATTTTCCCCTATAATCTTTCTCTTTGTTTCTGGATCAGTAACGCCTTCCAATTTTTCTAGGAATCTATCTTCTGCATTTATAGTTGTCAAATTTAATCCGATATAATCTCTAAACGTACTTTCAACTTCTTTAACTTCGTTCAATCTTAAAAGACCATGATTTACAAATATAGCTTTTAAATTATCACCTATTGCCTTATGAGTTAGTACAGCTGCAACAGAAGAATCCACACCTCCAGATAATGCAATAATAGCTTTTTTATCTCTTATTTTTTCTTTAATCTCTTTTATTTTCTTTTCAACAAAGTTAATTAAAGTCCACGAGGTTTTTAAATCGCAAATATCAACAGCAAAGTTCTTTAAAATATCTATCCCAAATTCTGTATGCCTTACTTCCGGATGAAACTGTATAGCGTATATTTTTCTTATCTTATCTTCAAAAGAAGAAATTATATTATTCACGGTAAGAGAGGTAACAATAAAACCTTTTGGAACTTTAGTAACCACATCTTTGTGACTCATCCAAGCGATGAACTCTTTCTCAAAATTTTGAAATAATAAAGATCTCTCAACTACATTTATTTTAGTCTTTCCATACTCAGCATTTTCGGTTTTGCCTACTTCACCACCTAATTTTTTTGCGATAAGTTGCATACCATAACATATACCCAAAATAGGTATTTTAGAATTTAAAATAACATCAGAAATATCAGGGGCCTCTTCTGAGTATACACTGTCAGGACCTCCTGATAAAATTATCCCTTTTACATTTTCTAATGAAAATTCATCATCGTATTGAACTACCTCAGAATAAACTCCTAAATCTCTAATCCTTTTAGCAAGAAGCTGAGTGTACTGAGAGCCATAATCTATTACGAGAATTTTATCCATTCATAAACCTCCACTACAAATTATCAAAAATAATAACCTGATTCTTTTTGTCAGGTTCATATGAAGCAAATTCTTTATTTTTAAAAAGCAAAGAATAGATATTACTTGCTAAAAAATCGTATTCAATCTGGCTTAAATATATCTCGGGAATACTCTGATATTTCTTTTTTGATGACAACATTTCATCACTCAATTTATTATATATCCTTTTATACCGTGATGGAGTAGTTATAATTGGATAAGAACTAACTCTCTTAATCTCATTTAGCAACTCTTGACCTTTTTTTGTAAAACCCAAAACACGTAAAT
This genomic interval carries:
- a CDS encoding PfkB family carbohydrate kinase, with translation MANIDVIGGIFLDVYIIQKDNFHNSNILILPGGSGLNVAVGLSLLGHNVRLFGNIGNDLAGEIILQKLNLYKVNTNFIQKNKTNTSSFITFNEKPIAVDRQTNDLSIEFPKRRSDYLFITTEVNPNIINSNIYQNYKKVFFDIGPRPSIITMKFDNVLYIGNYSESKKFIYDCDIVKLGEKGARWGRIIVKSNGIKALYQTGMGDVFDTVIINELLENSSKEKSLEKSVNMAQRESNILGALNKIIDITNTLKD
- a CDS encoding Rrf2 family transcriptional regulator encodes the protein MSLTIKSCYAIRGLYELGKRQEQSREENKKVFSIAQISESAGVPQEFLAKIFADLKKTGIIDSEKGKFGGFFLTKKPEEIKLSEVVKVLEVPLNSYDCISQGKCANQENCSVDFVWERIEKAIFRELEDISLKDVLEYGKRKEKLYQKS
- a CDS encoding 2-phosphosulfolactate phosphatase, whose amino-acid sequence is MEIEEKIFEKSINVYLLPNENIKKHQIYVLIDLLRATSSICAMIHCGAKEVYITDSIDVARDLKIMGYLLAGERRALKIEGFDFGNSPVEFLNNCVSLRNKSLVLTTTNGTKAMKEANKVGNILALSMLNFSAVVNFLKRKNYQNIGLICSGSNGMVSLEDAYLSGLFVDEFIKQNEDYELNDGAKAALQISKYSLSVVKNSDHAKKLKELGLKEDLEFCFNKDLFDVVPYAKQDSNSFVNSSLEMF
- a CDS encoding histidine phosphatase family protein — encoded protein: MDIYLVRHGTTKWNKEGIWQGQRDVELDEEGVSQAQATSERFKNVEVDGIYSSVLKRAVRTAEIINQYHNLSIEKDPDLNECNIGTWDGKKLDEILLNYKEELEYWHKDIWAMVDGVEALGDVQRRAVNALKRIVKKHKMGDKIIVVAHGLAIRTIISWILNIPLNQHTSFRVDNTSVSHVVYEGNYKYILASLNETWHLEYYGLRTYLTPEEKEID
- the guaA gene encoding glutamine-hydrolyzing GMP synthase; translation: MDKILVIDYGSQYTQLLAKRIRDLGVYSEVVQYDDEFSLENVKGIILSGGPDSVYSEEAPDISDVILNSKIPILGICYGMQLIAKKLGGEVGKTENAEYGKTKINVVERSLLFQNFEKEFIAWMSHKDVVTKVPKGFIVTSLTVNNIISSFEDKIRKIYAIQFHPEVRHTEFGIDILKNFAVDICDLKTSWTLINFVEKKIKEIKEKIRDKKAIIALSGGVDSSVAAVLTHKAIGDNLKAIFVNHGLLRLNEVKEVESTFRDYIGLNLTTINAEDRFLEKLEGVTDPETKRKIIGENFIRVFEEEARKEKDCEFLIQGTIYSDVIESAKSGKKTFKIKSHHNVGGLPEHIELNIVEPLKDLFKDEVRSVGEILGLPREILYRHPFPGPGLAIRIIGEITKDKLKILKKVDNIFIQTLKETGWYEKVWQAFAVLTPVKTVGVVGDQRSYGYTVSLRAVDSVEGMTADWSKIPFEVLDLASSRITNQVEEITRVVYDITSKPPATIEWE